A segment of the Mesoaciditoga lauensis cd-1655R = DSM 25116 genome:
CCCTAAATTCCATGGCAAATTATCGAGAGCGTATCTTATTCCTCCACTTGTCATCGGTCCCATCGCTATTTTTCCCATCATGAATGCTTGAACACCTTCCTGATAGCTCATATTTCGCGGTGAAATTCCCATGTCAAACCAGCTTTTCCATTCTTTGAGCGCTTCCACGGCGGGTGGTTGATTCACCAGACATTTAGTCATTGAATCATTGAAGATCCTTCCACCGTTTTGCCATATAAGCGGCTCGAATTCGTAAAAAGCTGTGCTCTCACCATTTACACCCCAAAAGAGCCCGTATTGGGTGGGTTTAGAATTTGGGCTTCTTCGAACCGTGAGTTTCTTCGCCATTTTCACCATTTCATCCCACGTTTTTGGAGGTTTGGTTGGATCCAGGCCAGCCCTTTGAAACAGATCTTTGTTGTAAAAAAGCATAAGGCAACTTATGTTGAACGGAATGGCAAAAACTCTCCCATTTATCACGACGGTTTTCCAAAAAGAATCAACAAAATCGTCTTTAAAGGAGGGAGTTTCTTCAACAAACTTTGACAAATCTAAGAGCTGAGAATTGGCGGTAAATATCCTTAAATGTTCTATGTTCAATTGCACAACATCCGGTGTTCGATGGGAAAGGAAAGCCGCTTTGAGCTTTGTCACCATTTGATCGTAAGTTCCCTGGTATATCGCTATCACGTGAATGTTTGGATGGGTAGAATTGAAATCCGAAACAAGCTTATCCAAAGCTGGTTTTTGGTAATCAGCCATGGAATGCCAAAAAACAAGTGTGATCTTTGAAAAACCCATGGATAAAACGAAAACCGCTAACAACAGGAATACCATGTATTTCTTCACTTCTATCACCCCTTTAAACCGGTTAAGGTTATGCTTTTTATGAAATGCTTTTGGGCAAAGAAATAAACTACCAAGATGGGTAAAGTTGCTATTATGGTACCAGCCATGAACTGTCCCCATTGAATGCCGCCTTGGGTCCTAAACATCGCCAATCCAAGTTGAATGGTTCTCATATCAGGCACGTTGACCACCAGCAAAGGCCAAAAATATCCGTTCCATGACCACATAAAGGAGAAAACCGCAATTGTGGAAATGGCAGGTTTTGAAAGTGGAAGAAAGATTTTTGTCAGTATTTGGAATTGGTTACACCCATCTATTATTGCGGCGTCTTCTAACTCACGCGGAATGGTTAAAAAGAACTGTCTCATGAAAAAGGTGCTGATAGCCGTGGCAGCGTAAGGAAGGACCAACCCTTCATAGGTATTTATCCAGCCGAATTTGGCAACGACGAGGTATTGGGGAATCATGAGGAGCTGAGAAGGTATCATCATGGTGGCTAAAAGAGAATAAAAAGCAAAGTTTTTTCCTTTGAAGTCCATTCTTGAAAACGCGTACGCCCCGAGTACCGCCGTTATGATTTGGAAAAGTGTTGTTGCCGACGCGACGACAAAGCTGTTGAGAATGTACCTTGCGAATGGTATTTTCGAAAAGATAGCCACGTAATTGCTCCATGTTGGATGAGCGGGAAAAAGAGAAAAAGGATTTCTGAATATCTCCCTTAAACTCTTAAAAGAGGTTGAAAATGCCCAAAAGAATGGAAATAACATGACAACTGCGCCAAGTATCAGTATTGTATGTTTTAACAACGCCATGAGTGTCTTGGATTTATTCATAGTTCACCCTTCGTTCCAAAAATTTGAATTGGAAGAGCGTCGCAAGTAATATGATACCCATCAACAGGAAGGCGATAGCCATGGC
Coding sequences within it:
- a CDS encoding carbohydrate ABC transporter permease, with the translated sequence MNKSKTLMALLKHTILILGAVVMLFPFFWAFSTSFKSLREIFRNPFSLFPAHPTWSNYVAIFSKIPFARYILNSFVVASATTLFQIITAVLGAYAFSRMDFKGKNFAFYSLLATMMIPSQLLMIPQYLVVAKFGWINTYEGLVLPYAATAISTFFMRQFFLTIPRELEDAAIIDGCNQFQILTKIFLPLSKPAISTIAVFSFMWSWNGYFWPLLVVNVPDMRTIQLGLAMFRTQGGIQWGQFMAGTIIATLPILVVYFFAQKHFIKSITLTGLKG
- a CDS encoding ABC transporter substrate-binding protein — its product is MKKYMVFLLLAVFVLSMGFSKITLVFWHSMADYQKPALDKLVSDFNSTHPNIHVIAIYQGTYDQMVTKLKAAFLSHRTPDVVQLNIEHLRIFTANSQLLDLSKFVEETPSFKDDFVDSFWKTVVINGRVFAIPFNISCLMLFYNKDLFQRAGLDPTKPPKTWDEMVKMAKKLTVRRSPNSKPTQYGLFWGVNGESTAFYEFEPLIWQNGGRIFNDSMTKCLVNQPPAVEALKEWKSWFDMGISPRNMSYQEGVQAFMMGKIAMGPMTSGGIRYALDNLPWNLGVAMLPSHKATVTTLGGGSLAMIKGISPEKQKAAWQFITWMTDTKNTLYWYENTGYLPVRKSALNSLQIRLIWKKYPQLKVAIDSIPYARPRPVNVDIIQIRHILYEALQEVKHNVKTPQQAFDNAAKKVDEILERERSK